One Novosphingobium sp. G106 DNA segment encodes these proteins:
- a CDS encoding LysR family transcriptional regulator, with translation MELKHLRYFAAAVEEGSLQGAAARLNIAQPALSRRVRDLEAAVGCQLLIRGARGIEPTRAGLALYRDAVAILDSVNEAVQRARQQGHDRDRSIGLGLAPTVARKYAFLRQALEEFALGDPERSIAFRQGSSTELAEGLREGTLDLALMYEQRPDSPHVAEHLIHREVYILAVHPAHRLATTGPADLAELIGQPLIWLTRRDNAGNVNPMMAQLRRHGLEPVIGQLAESPEEQLDIVMASVGACITPASTILAVPPGALHFRALPKLDATIDFTLAWRRTGLGEAAAQLLSELEHAISRHRAAIEEGREAWISLDGSLLYRL, from the coding sequence ATGGAGCTCAAGCATCTGCGCTACTTCGCCGCGGCGGTGGAGGAAGGATCGCTTCAAGGGGCCGCCGCCCGGCTGAACATCGCTCAGCCTGCGCTGTCGCGCCGTGTGCGCGACCTGGAAGCTGCGGTCGGCTGTCAGCTCCTGATCCGCGGTGCACGCGGGATCGAACCAACGCGTGCGGGGCTGGCGCTCTACCGCGACGCCGTGGCGATTCTGGACAGTGTCAACGAAGCGGTTCAGCGCGCCCGGCAACAGGGGCACGACCGGGATCGCAGCATCGGCCTGGGCCTCGCGCCGACGGTAGCGCGGAAATACGCGTTCCTGCGCCAGGCGCTGGAAGAGTTCGCGCTGGGCGATCCCGAGAGAAGCATCGCGTTTCGGCAGGGCTCGTCCACCGAGCTCGCGGAAGGCCTTCGCGAAGGAACGCTCGACCTTGCCCTGATGTACGAGCAGCGTCCGGACTCGCCCCACGTCGCCGAACATCTCATCCATCGCGAGGTCTATATCCTCGCGGTCCATCCGGCGCACCGCCTCGCCACGACGGGGCCGGCCGATCTCGCCGAGTTGATCGGCCAGCCGCTGATCTGGCTGACGCGGCGCGACAATGCCGGCAACGTCAATCCGATGATGGCGCAGCTGCGTCGGCACGGGCTCGAGCCGGTGATCGGCCAGCTCGCCGAAAGTCCGGAGGAGCAGCTCGATATCGTCATGGCCAGCGTGGGCGCCTGCATCACGCCGGCGTCAACGATCCTGGCCGTGCCGCCCGGGGCGCTGCATTTCAGGGCGCTACCGAAACTGGATGCAACCATCGACTTCACGCTCGCCTGGCGTAGAACGGGGCTCGGCGAGGCCGCGGCGCAGCTGCTGTCCGAGCTGGAACACGCCATTTCCCGCCATCGAGCAGCGATCGAAGAAGGCCGCGAGGCGTGGATATCGCTCGACGGCTCTCTGCTCTACCGGCTGTAA
- a CDS encoding TauD/TfdA family dioxygenase — MASVATDIRISPLAPVLPFGATIAGLTRDNLDDPAMRRRLNDLWIEHGVLLFRDGESSQDMHLELSRCFGDLEPHPFPESRQAGAPDLVKIKFYPEDGSYYDIGGDLRGGWLPWHSDLIYTHRINHGGILRPVQLPDIGGETGFIDQIAAYERLPHSLRERIEGLHVVYHVDVDMSLQPFVDQGDARLIRMAASGTQIEKRKFTYPRVIHPMVYTQAETGRKVLNVSPAFALGIYEDGTAAGDALLREVVAVCTDPALAYVHAWQPDDMVLWDNWRTLHSARGVPIDQTRVMERTTIRGDYALGRPLGLDGPVADFDV; from the coding sequence ATGGCCAGCGTCGCCACCGACATTCGCATATCGCCGCTCGCGCCGGTCCTGCCGTTCGGCGCGACCATCGCGGGCCTGACGCGTGATAACCTCGACGATCCCGCGATGCGCCGCCGGCTCAACGATCTCTGGATCGAACATGGCGTGCTGCTGTTCCGCGACGGTGAATCCTCGCAGGACATGCATCTCGAGCTCAGCCGCTGCTTCGGCGATCTCGAGCCGCACCCCTTTCCCGAAAGCCGCCAAGCCGGCGCGCCCGACCTGGTGAAGATCAAGTTCTATCCCGAGGACGGCAGCTACTACGACATCGGCGGCGATCTGCGCGGCGGCTGGCTGCCCTGGCACAGCGACCTGATCTACACCCACCGGATCAACCATGGCGGCATCCTGCGCCCGGTGCAGCTTCCGGACATCGGTGGCGAGACCGGCTTCATCGACCAGATCGCGGCCTATGAGCGCCTGCCCCATAGCCTGCGCGAGCGGATCGAAGGCCTCCACGTCGTCTATCACGTCGATGTCGACATGAGTCTGCAGCCCTTCGTCGACCAGGGCGATGCCCGCCTCATCCGCATGGCCGCCTCGGGCACCCAGATCGAGAAGCGCAAGTTCACCTACCCGCGCGTGATCCATCCGATGGTCTATACCCAGGCGGAAACCGGCCGAAAGGTGCTCAACGTCTCGCCGGCCTTCGCGCTGGGCATTTATGAGGACGGGACCGCGGCGGGCGACGCCCTGCTGCGCGAAGTCGTCGCCGTCTGCACCGATCCTGCGCTGGCCTATGTCCATGCCTGGCAGCCCGACGACATGGTGCTCTGGGACAACTGGCGCACGCTGCACAGCGCGCGGGGCGTGCCGATCGACCAGACGCGGGTGATGGAACGGACCACGATCCGCGGGGACTATGCGCTCGGCCGTCCACTCGGGCTCGACGGCCCGGTCGCCGATTTCGACGTCTAA